A single Populus nigra chromosome 13, ddPopNigr1.1, whole genome shotgun sequence DNA region contains:
- the LOC133671199 gene encoding uncharacterized protein LOC133671199: MEAKLGLYRTDGEAIITHEKHKEKILKLKRRWLLGLPFSKPEDKNFHKYVVSRFVPESLQRDDDIFYEKVKRYVEEAFGACNAKREAHVAPDSKLLFDRTKMKRMLLSRLDALNNKGLHLIAMLLTGGAVNFETTRKKMKEVIKQSRFLRDPNCDHDQTEILMLLYQLINSPQNFRENCLAVVNSTFQSHHSAAIQVLDRLEDLPTEALLAMRRKLSGVPASIPRLLKKKYNRCRDSVIHYIRKTSEKMLSEIGGGDELQEPLAKALGIAGLSVKLTSGSLNSSLNDFCQFSPEIKVLQNEILKALWLLGMKKLKLPEVQTLQLLLDPKADVPKGSLRTAMNKLLTEYLFECSEFSTVPKPLTEALAIINRSSCKTRSGCYPKEQIEEEVECILGLSSEIKQVVWDVFPHHEYDEDFADAYVEESEESDGGDDDFVSGHHNIGEGKSYSIDWNYQEESCGEHIPMDSSPPISNPDTSCGPTLFHETRNHNVDVSKLSIATFGTSSVDEDDLSVHHSPNGNSKVHSSIRNEPEKGAAIDPGNSQDVSPPSTFCLKGKNMSGNLYLRIQEICDETSMVAYNLIGYLMEGLARKEGLDLDLGDISYLRGDKSSKENQEERKKSSENNVAGSDIAQVVEELLPSLPKSESTRLKEMMAT, translated from the exons ATGGAAGCCAAATTAGGGCTTTACCGAACAGATGGGGAAGCTATAATTACACATGAAAAACACAAAGAGAAGATTCTTAAGCTCAAAAGAAG GTGGTTATTAGGACTGCCTTTTTCAAAACCTGAAGAcaaaaattttcataaatatgt tgtttCTAGGTTTGTGCCTGAATCTTTGCAAAGGGATGATGAT ATATTCTATGAGAAAGTAAAAAGGTATGTTGAAGAAGCTTTTGGCGCATGTAATGCTAAAAGAGAGGCTCATGTTGCTCCAGACTCTAAACTCTTATTTGACAGAACCAAGATGAAAAGAATGCTCTTATCACGCTTGGATGCTCTGAACAATAAAGGGCTTCACCTTATTGCTATGTTACTTACAGGAGGTGCAGTCAATTTTGAAACCACtcgtaaaaaaatgaaagaggtGATTAAACAATCAAGATTTCTTAGGGATCCAAATTGCGATCATGACCAAACAGAAATTTTGATGCTGCTGTATCAACTAATCAATAGCCCTCAAAATTTTAGAGAGAATTGTTTGGCAGTGGTGAATTCCACATTTCAATCTCATCATTCTGCAGCTATTCAAGTACTGGATAGACTAGAGGACTTGCCAACTGAAGCCCTGCTTGCTATGCGCAGAAAACTTAGTGGTGTCCCAGCAAGCATTCCCCGTTTACTGAAGAAGAAATACAATCGCTGTCGAGATAGTGTGATTCATTACATAAGGAAGACTAGCGAGAAAATGCTTTCAGAAATTGGTGGAGGGGATGAGCTGCAGGAACCACTAGCCAAAGCACTTGGGATTGCAGGTTTATCTGTAAAGCTAACATCAGGCTCTCTAAATTCCTCTTTGAATGACTTCTGTCAATTCTCTCCAGAAATAAAAGTCTTGCAGAATGAGATATTGAAGGCTCTCTGGTTACTAGGAATGAAGAAGCTTAAATTACCGGAGGTGCAAACCTTGCAGCTTCTGCTGGACCCAAAGGCTGATGTTCCAAAAGGAAGTCTGCGAACAGCGATGAATAAATTGTTAACAGAATATCTTTTCGAGTGCAGTGAGTTTAGTACTGTTCCTAAACCTTTAACAGAAGCTCTTGCTATTATCAACAGGAGTTCTTGCAAAACCCGGAGTGGATGCTACCCGAAGGAGCAAATTGAAGAAGAGGTGGAATGCATTTTAGGTTTAAGTTCTGAGATAAAGCAGGTGGTTTGGGATGTTTTTCCTCATCATGAATATGACGAGGATTTTGCTGATGCTTATGTGGAAGAGTCGGAAGAAAGTGATGGTGGAGATGATGATTTTGTCTCTGGTCATCACAATATTGGTGAAGGTAAATCATATTCAATTGATTGGAATTACCAAGAAGAGAGTTGTGGGGAGCATATACCAATGGACTCCTCTCCACCTATCTCAAACCCTGACACAAGTTGTGGTCCTACTCTGTTCCATGAAACAAGAAATCATAATGTAGATGTCAGTAAGTTGAGCATAGCAACATTTGGGACATCTAGTGTAGATGAAGATGACTTGTCCGTGCACCATTCTCCAAATGGAAATTCAAAAGTCCATTCTTCAATTAGAAATGAACCTGAAAAGGGTGCTGCAATTGATCCAGGAAACTCTCAGGATGTATCACCACCTTCTACCTTCTGCTTGAAAGGGAAAAACATGAGTGGTAACCTATACCTTCGCATCCAAGAGATCTGTGATGAGACGAGTATGGTTGCTTACAATCTCATTGGTTACTTAATGGAGGGGCTGGCACGGAAAGAGGGCTTGGATTTAGATTTGGGAGATATTTCTTATCTCAGAGGTGATAAGTCAAGCAAAGAAAATCAAG aagaaagaaagaaatcttCTGAGAATAATGTGGCTGGTTCAGATATTGCTCAAGTTGTTGAAGAGTTACTACCTTCCCTCCCGAAGAG TGAGAGCACAAGGTTAAAGGAGATGATGGCCACATAG
- the LOC133671200 gene encoding peroxisomal membrane protein 13-like translates to MASNPQPSANNPPPKPWEQSGGSSGATPFKPPSAGSTSDVVEASGTARPGEIVQSLGNTTNNTNAVGRPLPARPWEQSYSTSNYGGYNSTLNYNSGYGLGTYGSSYGGVGGSYGGVGGLYGGGMYGNSMYRGGYGGLYGSGMNGGGMYNSGFGGAMGGYGMGMGGPYGVQDPNNPFGEPPSPPGFWISFLRVLQGVVNFFGRLSILIDQNTQAFHMFMTALLQLFDRSGMLYGELARFVLRLLGIRTKPRMVNPQGPNGLPFPGPEGTNANSRYIEGPKAAPSGSWDNVWENDASK, encoded by the exons ATGGCATCTAATCCTCAGCCATCAG CTAACAATCCTCCTCCAAAACCATGGGAGCAATCTGGTGGTTCTTCTGGTGCTACACCTTTTAAACCACCATCAGCTGGCAGCACAAGTGATGTTGTTGAAGCTTCAGGAACTGCAAGACCTGGAGAAATTGTTCAAAGTTTAGGTAATACCACAAATAACACAAATGCTGTTGGTAGGCCTCTTCCTGCAAGACCTTGGGAGCAGAGTTATAGCACAAGCAACTATGGAG GTTATAATTCCACTCTGAACTATAATTCTGGATATGGTTTGGGGACCTATGGCTCATCATATGGTGGGGTTGGAGGATCATATGGTGGGGTTGGAGGATTATATGGTGGAGGGATGTATGGAAACAGCATGTATCGAGGCGGGTATGGTGGGCTTTATGGTTCTGGGATGAATGGTGGTGGAATGTACAATAGTGGTTTTGGAGGCGCAATGGGTGGTTATGGAATGGGCATGGGCGGTCCTTATGGAGTTCAAGACCCTAATAATCCATTTGGTGAACCTCCATCTCCACCGGGGTTCTGGATTTCATTTCTTCGAGTG TTGCAAGGAGTGGTGAACTTTTTTGGCCGCTTATCAATTCTCATAGACCAGAATACACAGGCTTTTCACATGTTCATGACTGCGCTTCTTCAG CTTTTCGATCGCTCAGGCATGTTGTATGGAGAGTTGGCTAGATTTGTATTGAGGCTGCTGGGGATCAGAACAAAGCCCAGAATGGTCAACCCACAAGGTCCCAATGGACTTCCTTTTCCAGGACCTGAAGGTACAAATGCGAACTCTCGCTACATTGAAGGACCAAAGGCTGCTCCAAGTGGTTCTTGGGACAATGTTTGGGAGAATGATGCTAGCAAATGA
- the LOC133671313 gene encoding protein NLP8-like, which yields MENPFSSKEKGTGYWASPRAQMDGVTPLDGSPRNLLLEDPFNNFSELMNFDIYAELCNNPSAMDQMLDPFGMPSFPSTSYPSFDPGSSAAQNSAPVQNTTNAAGTSYNGGDKVVLQQINSHFCYPSDSIDTDDLGAKHSNDAGQQNRFSNLTDHIIARPLAPSLDERMLRALSLLKVSSGGGFLAQVWVPRRIGNQYMLSTTEQPYLLDEMLAGFREVSRTFTFPAEVKPGLTLGLPGRVFISKVPEWTSNVIYYNKGEYLRAKQAADHEVRGSFALPIFDPDEMSCCAVLELVTVKEKPDFDSEMENVCHALEAVNLRSTAPPRLLPQCLSSNKRAALSEIADVLRAVCHAHRLPLALTWIPCNYNEEALDEIIKVRVREANSRSSGKCVLCIEDTACYVNDRKMQGFVHACAEHYIEEGQGIAGKALQSNHPFFFSDVKAYDITEYPLVHHARKYGLNAAVAIRLRSTYTGDEDYILEFFLPVNIEGSSDQQLLLNNLSGTMQRICKSLRTVSETEFVRQECSEDGLPKELVPSVRPMSISKGSSQTALSEGNLNSAAKMLFTMSGSKNDQTESNSSNEQKMSGSRRQVEKKRSTAEKTVSLSVLQQYFSGSLKDAAKSIGVCPTTLKRICRQHGISRWPSRKINKVNRSLKKIQTVLDTVQGVEGGLKFDPTAGGFIAGGAMMQEFDLRNGFVFQEKNLSNRNSDPANHDVVSVRPAPCTDGNNSTVKVENDECHIGSGGVLKESCVHVIDCSEDAKSAAMDAELCEQANFGSGPWACLENDITGSLAKAGNKWGMKSGGIVLENLDSHFVSQSSSSFAKEMDTKMEGDDGNVEHNQPTSSSMTDSSNGTGSMMHGSISSSSSFEERKHSKVRTSFCDSDLKITVKASYKEDIIRFKFDPSAGCLQLYKEVSNRFKLQTGTFQLKYLDDEDEWVLLVSDSDLQECLEIMEYVGTRNVKFLVRDAVAPFVMGSSGSSNSFLVGSS from the exons ATGGAGAACCCCTTCTCGTCAAAAGAAAAGGGGACGGGTTATTGGGCTTCTCCAAGAGCTCAGATGGATGGTGTCACTCCTTTAGATGGTTCCCCGAGGAATTTACTTCTCGAGGATCCATTCAACAATTTTTCAGAGCTtatgaattttgatatttatgctGAATTGTGCAACAACCCATCAGctatggatcaaatgcttgaccCATTTGGAATGCCATCCTTTCCATCAACATCCTATCCATCCTTTGATCCAGGAAGTTCTGCAGCACAAAATTCTGCTCCTGTACAGAATACAACAAATGCTGCTGGGACTTCTTACAATGGTGGGGATAAAGTGGTGCTTCAGCAAATAAATTCCCATTTTTGTTATCCCTCAGATTCAATTGATACTGATGATTTGGGTGCAAAGCACAGTAACGATGCTGGTCAACAAAATCGTTTCTCAAACTTGACAGATCATATTATTGCTCGGCCACTTGCACCATCACTTGATGAGAGGATGCTAAGGGCATTATCCTTGTTGAAGGTTTCATCTGGAGGGGGTTTTTTGGCACAAGTGTGGGTTCCCAGAAGGATTGGGAATCAATACATGTTAAGCACTACAGAGCAACCATACTTGCTTGACGAAATGCTAGCAGGGTTCCGAGAGGTGTCTAGAACATTTACCTTCCCTGCAGAAGTGAAGCCTGGTTTGACTCTAGGGCTTCCTGGTCGTGTATTCATTTCCAAAGTTCCAGAGTGGACCTCAAATGTAATTTATTATAACAAGGGTGAATACTTACGAGCAAAGCAGGCAGCTGATCATGAAGTACGGGGTTCTTTTGCATTACCGATCTTTGATCCTGATGAGATGTCCTGCTGTGCTGTTCTGGAACTTGTCACTGTGAAGGAGAAACCGGATTTTGATTCAGAGATGGAAAATGTTTGCCATGCACTTGAG GCTGTGAACTTACGGAGCACTGCACCTCCTCGACTTCTTCCTCAG TGTCTCTCAAGCAACAAAAGAGCTGCCTTGTCTGAAATAGCTGATGTTCTACGAGCTGTATGCCATGCACATAGATTGCCACTGGCTCTCACGTGGATTCCTTGCAATTATAACGAGGAAGCTcttgatgaaatcataaaagtGCGTGTCAGGGAAGCCAATTCAAGGTCAAGTGGTAAATGTGTATTGTGCATTGAAGATACAGCTTGCTATGTTAATGACAGAAAAATGCAAGGTTTTGTGCATGCATGTGCCGAACATTACATTGAGGAAGGGCAAGGTATAGCTGGAAAAGCACTACAATCAAATCATCCATTCTTCTTCTCTGATGTGAAGGCATATGATATAACTGAGTATCCACTTGTTCATCATGCACGCAAGTATGGTCTGAATGCTGCAGTTGCAATCAGGCTAAGAAGCACCTACACTGGTGATGAGGACTATATTTTAGAGTTCTTTCTCCCTGTCAATATAGAGGGCAGTTCAGACCAACAACTCCTGTTGAACAATCTCTCAGGTACCATGCAGAGAATTTGTAAGAGTTTGAGAACAGTTTCAGAGACAGAATTTGTTAGGCAGGAATGTTCTGAAGATGGTTTGCCAAAAGAATTAGTTCCAAGCGTCAGACCAATGTCCATTTCAAAGGGCAGCTCTCAAACTGCATTATCAGAAGGAAACTTGAATTCGGCTGCCAAGATGCTTTTTACTATGTCTGGTTCAAAAAATGATCAAACAGAATCAAATAGCTCTAACGAACAG AAAATGAGTGGATCTAGAAGACAGGtggagaaaaagagaagcaCAGCAGAGAAAACTGTGAGCCTGAGTGTTCTTCAGCAATACTTTTCTGGAAGTCTCAAGGATGCTGCCAAAAGCATTGGTG TTTGCCCCACAACACTGAAAAGAATTTGCAGACAACATGGAATATCCAGATGGCCATCCCGCAAGATAAACAAGGTGAACcgctcattaaaaaaaatacagactGTGCTTGACACTGTTCAGGGGGTAGAAGGAGGGCTGAAATTTGATCCCACCGCAGGTGGTTTCATTGCTGGGGGAGCCATGATGCAAGAATTTGATCTTCGAAATGGTTTTGTATTTCAAGAGAAAAATCTGTCCAATAGAAATTCTGATCCAGCTAACCATGATGTAGTTTCTGTACGTCCAGCTCCTTGTACTGATGGTAATAATTCTACTGTTAAAGTAGAAAATGATGAATGTCATATAGGTAGCGGGGGAGTATTAAAGGAGTCTTGCGTTCATGTGATTGATTGTAGTGAAGATGCCAAGTCAGCTGCAATGGATGCTGAATTATGTGAGCAGGCTAACTTTGGCTCTGGACCTTGGGCTTGTCTTGAAAATGACATCACGGGTTCTCTTGCAAAAGCAGGCAACAAATGGGGCATGAAAAGTGGTGGTATTGTACTAGAGAATTTGGACTCTCACTTTGTGTCTCAAAGCTCAAGCTCCTTCGCCAAGGAGATGGATACCAAAATGGAGGGTGACGATGGAAATGTAGAACATAACCAGCCTACTTCTTCAAGCATGACTGACTCATCAAATGGCACTGGTTCAATGATGCATGGCAGTATATCAAGCTCTTCGAGCTTTGAGGAGAGGAAGCATTCAAAAGTGCGAACTAGTTTTTGTGATAGTGATTTAAAAATTACTGTAAAAGCCAGTTACAAGGAAGATATAATCCGCTTCAAGTTTGATCCATCAGCGGGATGTTTGCAGCTCTACAAAGAAGTATCAAATAGGTTCAAATTGCAAACTGGAACATTCCAACTCAAGTATCTAGATGACGAAGATGAGTGGGTACTGTTGGTGAGTGACTCTGACTTGCAGGAGTGTCTGGAGATAATGGAATATGTTGGGACTCGTAATGTGAAGTTCCTTGTTCGTGATGCTGTTGCGCCTTTTGTAATGGGAAGCTCTGGCAGCAGCAATAGCTTTTTGGTAGGAAGCTCCTAG